The window ACTTCGGCTATGTCGCAGGGGACCCCGCTCTCCGTCTGCTGACGGCGCGGTACCTGGCGCTCAGCCTGGACGCGCCCCGCGTGGCGCGCTACCTGGGCAGGCCGCTCTACCGGCGCTGGCGAACCCCGAGGGCGCTGCCGAACCCCTGGGGCTGGAAGGACCCGCGCACCACGTTCACGCTGCCGGTCTGGCTGGATCTCTTCCCGGAGGCGCGCCTCGTGCACGTCTACCGCCACGGCGTGGACGTGGCCAGCAGCCTGCGCGCCGCGCAGGGCCCCCGCGCCGAGGCCATCGCGGCCAGCGCCGCGCGCTTCGAGCGCCGCCGGCCGCTCTACCGCTTCCGGCCGATGCGCTCGGGCTTCGCGCTCTGGCCGCGCGCGGGAACGCTGGAGGGCTGCTTCTCGCTCTGGGAGGAGTACATGGCGCGGGCGCGCGCGCATGCGGCCGCCCTGGGCGAGCGGGCCATCGAGGTCTGCTTCGAGACGTTCCTGGCCGCCCCGGAGCGGGAGCTGGAGCGCGTGGCGCGCTTCGCCGGGCTTCCCGCCGAGGAGGGCCGCATGGCCGAGGTCGCGCGGCGGGCGCGGCCGGACCGCGCACTCGCCTACCGGCGCGACGCGGAGCTGCTCGCCTTCGCGGCCAGCGTGGACGAGCGGCTGGCCCGCTTCGACTACCGCGCCGCGCCCGCCGCCGGCTGACGCCGTGCCCTCCTGCCCGATCCTGCCTTTCCGTTCCCAGGCGGCGGCGTCGAGCTCCACCGTGCAAACCCGTCCGGGAGGCTTACGACGTGAAACAGGTCACCATCGAGAACCCGGTCATCAACTCCCCTTTTCGTGAAACCGCAGAGGCATTTCCGGTTCACCGGTACTGGCATCACCGATGAGATCGTCGAGGGCCGCAGGATCAGCTCCTACTTCATCCCGGTGGCCCCGCCCAAGGGTGATGCCTGCATA is drawn from Chthonomonadales bacterium and contains these coding sequences:
- a CDS encoding sulfotransferase, translating into MAPARPPALDVRCPPLILIGMHRSGTTMVASMLAELGLFLGASLDANHESYFFMQLNRWMLATAGARWDSPGNFGYVAGDPALRLLTARYLALSLDAPRVARYLGRPLYRRWRTPRALPNPWGWKDPRTTFTLPVWLDLFPEARLVHVYRHGVDVASSLRAAQGPRAEAIAASAARFERRRPLYRFRPMRSGFALWPRAGTLEGCFSLWEEYMARARAHAAALGERAIEVCFETFLAAPERELERVARFAGLPAEEGRMAEVARRARPDRALAYRRDAELLAFAASVDERLARFDYRAAPAAG